The proteins below are encoded in one region of Acidiferrobacteraceae bacterium:
- a CDS encoding RsmE family RNA methyltransferase, translating to MNRSKNVTGQSGIVSTQFALPWFYHPHEFAEGGRVQLDPEEARHASGARRLHSGEAVCLFDGLGRMASATIVDIGARGREVEVELGNVQRVVAPRPVVHLASALPKGDRQSVMLDMATQLGMASFAPLQCERSIVKASARASERWRRTCVEACKQSRRAYLPKILPAVSLATAIHAADHTVWLARPGGEKPARVLAQSESMEQVTILVGPEGGFTEAEAEEAQAAGAVPLSLGDGILRIETAAVALLSFLSIARQP from the coding sequence ATGAACAGAAGTAAGAACGTGACCGGACAAAGCGGAATCGTATCGACTCAGTTCGCGCTGCCCTGGTTCTATCATCCCCACGAGTTTGCCGAAGGCGGTCGAGTGCAACTGGATCCCGAAGAGGCGCGCCATGCGTCCGGTGCGCGCCGCCTGCATAGCGGCGAGGCCGTGTGCCTGTTCGATGGTCTCGGCCGGATGGCGAGCGCGACGATTGTTGATATCGGTGCTCGCGGCCGTGAGGTCGAGGTGGAGCTCGGCAATGTCCAACGTGTCGTGGCCCCGCGGCCTGTAGTGCATCTGGCCAGCGCCCTGCCCAAGGGGGATCGCCAGTCCGTCATGCTGGATATGGCCACGCAGCTGGGGATGGCCAGTTTCGCCCCGCTCCAATGTGAGCGCAGCATCGTCAAGGCCTCCGCGCGCGCGAGCGAGCGCTGGCGGCGCACCTGTGTCGAGGCCTGCAAGCAGAGTCGTCGCGCATACCTGCCGAAGATTCTGCCCGCGGTATCGCTGGCCACGGCAATTCATGCTGCCGATCATACCGTCTGGCTCGCCCGCCCCGGCGGCGAGAAACCGGCGCGGGTCCTGGCGCAGTCCGAATCGATGGAGCAGGTTACGATACTGGTTGGACCCGAAGGCGGGTTCACCGAGGCCGAAGCCGAGGAGGCGCAAGCCGCCGGGGCCGTTCCGCTGAGTCTGGGCGACGGAATCCTCCGGATTGAAACCGCGGCCGTGGCATTGCTTTCGTTTCTTTCGATTGCCCGCCAGCCCTGA